In one Parageobacillus genomosp. 1 genomic region, the following are encoded:
- a CDS encoding MBL fold metallo-hydrolase: MRIIRKKTVFQLTFLPRFFPVNCYLIDEMDGLTLIDAALPYSVKGILKAAETIGKPITRILLTHAHGDHVGALDALKQILPHVPVYISERDARLMSGDRSLGPNEPNTPIRGGVPKKLQTRADVLLKEGDRIGSLLAIATPGHTPGSMTFLDTRNNACIVGDAFQTKGGIAVSGQVQPWFPFPAMATWNKEMALKSAYKIREYHPSLLAVGHGHMLEQPGVAIDRAIAKAERSFIHPPTGKE; encoded by the coding sequence TTGCGAATCATCCGCAAAAAAACGGTTTTTCAACTGACATTTTTGCCGCGTTTTTTTCCCGTAAATTGTTACTTGATTGACGAAATGGACGGATTGACCTTGATTGACGCTGCTCTGCCCTACAGCGTGAAAGGAATTTTGAAAGCGGCTGAAACCATCGGAAAACCTATCACGCGCATCCTTCTCACCCATGCACATGGGGATCATGTGGGAGCACTTGACGCGCTAAAACAAATTCTTCCGCATGTACCCGTTTATATTTCGGAACGTGACGCCCGCTTAATGTCTGGAGACAGGTCGCTGGGTCCGAACGAACCAAACACACCGATTCGTGGCGGAGTACCTAAAAAACTGCAGACACGAGCAGATGTTTTGCTAAAGGAGGGAGATCGAATCGGCTCGTTGCTGGCGATTGCCACACCGGGACATACGCCCGGTTCAATGACATTTCTCGACACGCGCAACAACGCCTGTATCGTCGGTGATGCATTTCAAACAAAAGGCGGGATTGCTGTATCGGGACAGGTACAACCATGGTTTCCCTTTCCGGCAATGGCTACATGGAATAAAGAAATGGCGCTCAAAAGTGCATACAAAATACGTGAGTACCATCCATCCTTGCTAGCGGTGGGACATGGGCATATGTTGGAGCAACCAGGTGTAGCCATCGACCGTGCCATTGCCAAAGCCGAACGGAGTTTCATACATCCCCCTACAGGAAAGGAGTGA
- a CDS encoding YajQ family cyclic di-GMP-binding protein, whose protein sequence is MSKESSFDIVSKVDLSEVTNAINIALKEIKNRYDFKGSKSDISLDKDELVLISDDEFKLEQLKDVLIGKLIRRGVPTKNIQYGKIEPASGGTVRQRAKLVQGIDKENAKKINTIIKNTGLKVKSQIQDDQIRVSGKSKDDLQKVIAAIREADLPIDVQFVNYR, encoded by the coding sequence ATGTCAAAAGAAAGTTCCTTTGATATTGTTTCGAAAGTTGACTTATCGGAAGTCACCAATGCGATCAACATCGCACTGAAAGAAATTAAAAACCGCTACGACTTTAAAGGCAGCAAAAGCGACATTTCTCTAGACAAAGACGAACTCGTCCTTATTTCCGACGATGAATTTAAATTGGAACAGCTCAAGGACGTGCTGATTGGCAAGCTCATTAGACGAGGCGTGCCGACGAAAAATATTCAATACGGCAAAATTGAGCCGGCTTCTGGGGGGACGGTGCGCCAACGCGCTAAACTTGTGCAAGGCATCGACAAGGAAAACGCGAAAAAAATCAACACGATCATAAAAAACACCGGCCTGAAAGTGAAAAGCCAAATACAGGACGATCAAATCCGCGTCAGCGGCAAAAGCAAAGATGACTTGCAAAAGGTTATCGCCGCGATTCGCGAAGCCGACCTGCCGATTGATGTGCAATTTGTCAATTATCGATAA
- a CDS encoding YrdB family protein, whose amino-acid sequence MEIKLANLLLRFLLEVCVLAALAYWGFKNGENMLGKIGLMVGIPLLIALIWGTFGSPGAPLLLPEPWHFILEVTIFGAASVTLHAAGHPNLAKVYVFVVVLNRFLMFVWKQ is encoded by the coding sequence ATGGAAATTAAACTGGCGAATCTACTTTTGCGTTTCCTTTTGGAAGTATGCGTTTTGGCCGCACTCGCATATTGGGGATTCAAGAACGGAGAAAATATGCTCGGTAAGATCGGTTTGATGGTTGGGATCCCGCTTTTGATCGCGCTGATTTGGGGGACGTTCGGTTCCCCCGGTGCGCCGTTACTCCTTCCAGAACCGTGGCACTTTATCTTGGAAGTGACGATTTTTGGGGCGGCATCCGTCACCTTGCATGCTGCCGGACATCCCAATCTTGCCAAGGTTTATGTGTTTGTCGTAGTATTGAACCGTTTTCTCATGTTCGTCTGGAAACAATGA
- a CDS encoding L-lactate permease, producing MHDAIHFLLAGLPILFALICLVWLKMSALYTAVCSYGLAFVLAFFSFDASVQNLFHFSVRGMLLAVTVIYVLGLGLFLYNLLNESGAMNMMSYGLSRFCRSKAEQGLLISAALGPFLEAVSGFGIAVVIAAPLYLSLGFSAKKTMMLSLLTQSAVPWGALAIGTVINAELSGVPLHQLGEYSAMVSTPLFLFYAVVIVAISGGKKSIRQYFDSIIIVSFVLSFVTWASSVYISTELAGVLAGGAAAFLLIAYWKLKALIRQKRGKAATTHVVIGRGNFWKAMVPYAVLTIYIFVSHFSAACKSIVTSILVIQWPEYHFHLELLYSPGFALFLASLTAIWLYRLTSVQLKTCIEKTIKQVYPAVIATTGFIAMSSVMEGAGMTNFLAANIAALVGSWFIIASPLIGAISGFMSGSNSAANAMFSHFQSTMAEQLHSPALLYATAQNVSASNMTMASPSRIALAASITNQSGHEGQFVRDILPIAFAALLIITSSIVGLGLFL from the coding sequence ATGCATGATGCGATTCATTTCTTATTAGCAGGGTTACCTATTTTATTCGCTCTCATTTGTTTAGTTTGGCTTAAAATGTCTGCGCTGTACACCGCTGTCTGTTCGTATGGATTGGCTTTCGTATTGGCTTTTTTTTCTTTTGATGCCTCGGTGCAGAATTTATTTCATTTCTCCGTTCGTGGAATGCTGCTGGCGGTGACGGTCATTTATGTATTAGGGCTTGGGCTGTTTTTATACAACTTGCTGAATGAAAGCGGAGCGATGAATATGATGTCCTACGGTTTATCACGCTTTTGCCGCTCAAAAGCAGAACAGGGGCTGCTTATTTCTGCCGCTTTAGGTCCTTTTCTAGAAGCGGTCAGTGGCTTTGGCATCGCTGTGGTGATCGCTGCCCCATTATATCTTTCACTAGGATTTTCAGCGAAAAAGACAATGATGTTATCGTTATTGACGCAGTCGGCCGTGCCGTGGGGAGCGCTTGCCATCGGTACGGTCATTAATGCGGAGTTGTCTGGAGTTCCTTTGCATCAATTGGGGGAGTATAGCGCGATGGTAAGTACGCCGCTATTTCTTTTTTATGCGGTTGTTATTGTGGCCATTAGCGGCGGCAAAAAGTCGATAAGACAATATTTTGATTCCATTATTATCGTTTCGTTCGTGCTGTCATTTGTGACATGGGCTTCCAGCGTGTATATATCTACCGAACTGGCGGGCGTATTGGCGGGAGGAGCTGCCGCTTTTTTGCTCATTGCCTATTGGAAACTAAAGGCGTTAATCAGACAAAAGAGGGGCAAGGCCGCTACGACGCATGTAGTTATTGGGAGGGGAAACTTTTGGAAGGCAATGGTACCATATGCCGTTTTAACGATATATATATTCGTTTCCCATTTCTCTGCTGCATGTAAGAGCATAGTTACAAGCATCCTCGTTATTCAATGGCCAGAATATCATTTTCATTTGGAGCTGTTGTATAGCCCAGGTTTTGCCCTGTTCCTTGCTTCGCTGACAGCGATATGGCTATATCGGCTGACTAGCGTTCAACTAAAAACCTGTATAGAAAAAACCATCAAACAAGTATATCCCGCCGTAATAGCAACAACGGGCTTTATCGCGATGTCGAGCGTGATGGAGGGGGCGGGAATGACGAATTTCCTGGCTGCTAATATTGCCGCATTAGTAGGTTCGTGGTTTATCATCGCTTCTCCGCTCATCGGTGCGATCAGCGGATTTATGAGCGGCAGCAACAGCGCGGCTAACGCTATGTTTTCCCATTTTCAAAGCACGATGGCTGAGCAATTACATAGTCCCGCACTATTATATGCCACCGCACAAAATGTCTCCGCATCGAACATGACCATGGCATCTCCATCGAGAATCGCTTTAGCAGCTTCTATCACTAACCAGTCTGGACATGAAGGGCAATTTGTGCGAGACATTCTTCCGATTGCTTTTGCTGCTTTGTTGATCATTACGTCTAGTATTGTCGGGCTGGGGCTTTTTCTTTGA
- a CDS encoding TetR/AcrR family transcriptional regulator yields MSPRIGLDLSTILQTATEIADKDGLDAVTLATLAKKLGVRPPSLYNHIEGLHGLRKQLAVYGLEQLYNTLAQAAIGRSGDDAVHALGKAYVTFARTHPGLYEATLQAPDSLDPDIQRAGREIVNLTLRVLHAYDLDDETALHAVRGLRSMFHGFASLEQKGEFRIPLDHDVTLRFLIDTFLTGIRRKQKSLE; encoded by the coding sequence ATGTCTCCAAGAATCGGTTTAGATTTGTCAACGATTCTGCAAACTGCAACAGAAATTGCCGATAAAGACGGACTGGATGCCGTCACATTGGCTACATTGGCTAAAAAACTCGGCGTCCGCCCCCCATCCTTGTACAACCACATCGAAGGATTGCACGGTTTAAGAAAACAACTCGCGGTTTATGGCCTTGAACAACTTTACAACACCCTGGCGCAAGCGGCCATCGGACGGTCCGGTGATGATGCGGTGCATGCGCTTGGGAAAGCTTATGTAACGTTTGCTCGAACCCATCCTGGCTTGTATGAAGCAACCTTGCAAGCGCCCGATTCACTAGATCCAGATATACAACGTGCAGGTCGTGAGATTGTGAACCTGACTCTGCGTGTGCTTCACGCATACGATCTTGATGACGAAACAGCACTGCATGCAGTGCGTGGTTTGCGAAGCATGTTCCATGGTTTCGCTTCCTTGGAACAGAAAGGAGAATTTAGAATTCCACTCGACCATGACGTGACACTCCGGTTTCTGATCGATACGTTCCTGACAGGGATTCGCCGAAAACAGAAATCGCTGGAGTGA